One Acidimicrobiia bacterium genomic region harbors:
- a CDS encoding O-acetylhomoserine aminocarboxypropyltransferase/cysteine synthase, which translates to MSSEYRFETLQVHAGQEPAPGTNSRAVPIYQTTSYTFDDTDHAARLFGLEEFGNIYTRIMNPTTDVFEQRIAALEGGVAAVATASGQAAQFLAISNLAQAGDEIVASSYLYGGTYNQFKVTLPRLGINVRFVESTDPEALEAAITERTKAVFVESIANPEFLVPDLEAVADVAHRHGTPLIVDNTFGCAGYLVRPIEHGADVVVASATKWIGGHGTSIGGVIVDSGNFDWNNGRFPQFSEPSPGYHGLVFGDVFGSDGPFGNIAFAIRARVEGLRDLGAALSPFNSFLLLQGLETLSLRVQRHVDNALELAEWLEARPDVSWVNYPGLPSHRSHGTAKKYLRHGFGAVLSFGIDGGYEAGRRFIDSVELASHLANVGDAKTLVIHPASTTHQQLSDDERTAAGVRADLVRVSVGIEHIEDIKADFAAALAAAAEVRSD; encoded by the coding sequence ATGAGCTCGGAATACCGTTTTGAGACACTTCAGGTCCACGCCGGCCAGGAGCCGGCCCCCGGCACGAACTCTCGCGCCGTCCCCATCTACCAGACGACCTCCTATACGTTCGATGACACCGATCATGCGGCCCGGCTCTTCGGGTTGGAAGAGTTCGGCAACATCTACACGCGGATCATGAACCCGACCACCGATGTATTCGAGCAGCGGATTGCCGCTCTCGAGGGTGGCGTGGCGGCCGTCGCCACCGCGTCTGGACAGGCGGCTCAGTTCCTGGCGATATCCAACCTGGCCCAGGCAGGCGATGAAATCGTGGCCTCCAGCTACCTGTACGGAGGTACCTACAACCAGTTCAAAGTGACCCTGCCGCGCCTTGGTATCAACGTGAGGTTCGTAGAGAGCACCGATCCCGAGGCCCTGGAGGCTGCGATCACCGAGCGAACGAAGGCCGTCTTCGTCGAATCGATCGCCAACCCCGAGTTCCTCGTCCCGGACCTGGAAGCCGTCGCCGATGTGGCGCACCGGCATGGGACACCGCTCATCGTCGACAACACCTTCGGGTGTGCCGGATACCTCGTGCGGCCGATCGAGCACGGCGCCGACGTCGTGGTGGCCTCCGCCACGAAGTGGATCGGGGGTCATGGAACTTCGATCGGCGGGGTCATCGTCGACTCGGGAAACTTCGATTGGAACAACGGCAGGTTCCCCCAGTTCTCGGAACCTTCACCGGGCTATCACGGATTGGTCTTCGGGGACGTCTTCGGCTCCGACGGTCCGTTCGGCAATATCGCTTTTGCGATAAGGGCCAGGGTCGAAGGTTTACGCGATCTGGGGGCGGCCCTCAGTCCCTTCAACTCGTTCTTGCTCCTGCAGGGCCTCGAGACTTTGTCGCTGCGGGTGCAAAGGCACGTTGACAATGCTCTCGAGCTGGCCGAATGGCTGGAGGCACGCCCAGACGTCAGCTGGGTCAACTACCCGGGTCTGCCGTCGCACCGCTCCCACGGCACGGCCAAGAAGTATCTGCGACACGGGTTCGGTGCGGTGCTCTCGTTCGGAATCGACGGCGGCTATGAGGCGGGCCGGCGCTTCATCGATTCGGTCGAACTGGCCAGCCATCTCGCCAACGTGGGTGACGCGAAGACACTCGTGATCCATCCTGCATCGACAACACATCAGCAACTCTCGGACGATGAGCGCACGGCGGCCGGTGTGCGTGCGGACCTGGTGCGGGTTTCCGTCGGCATCGAGCACATCGAGGACATAAAGGCGGACTTCGCCGCTGCCCTGGCGGCGGCCGCCGAAGTGCGGTCGGACTGA